The following coding sequences lie in one Allorhizobium pseudoryzae genomic window:
- a CDS encoding hydrolase, which translates to MTIQAKATPGAKLLNAADHTLIMIDFQSQMAFATKSIDAVNLRTNAALVANAAKTFNVSTILTTVAEKSFSGPMFDEITSTFPGQAMFDRTSMNTWEDAAVIADVNRIAKKRIVLCGLWTSVCIVGPALSALDQGFEVYVIADACGDVSTEAHERAMDRMVQAGAQPMTSLQYLLELQRDWARGETYEATTGIAKKLGGAYGLGVTYAKTMFNAAEGH; encoded by the coding sequence ATGACGATCCAAGCCAAAGCCACTCCTGGCGCGAAACTTCTGAACGCCGCCGATCACACCCTGATCATGATCGACTTTCAGTCTCAGATGGCCTTCGCCACGAAGAGCATTGACGCGGTCAACCTGCGCACGAATGCAGCGCTCGTTGCCAATGCCGCCAAGACCTTCAATGTCTCGACAATCCTGACCACCGTCGCCGAGAAGAGCTTTTCCGGACCAATGTTCGACGAGATTACCAGCACCTTCCCCGGCCAGGCAATGTTCGACCGCACCTCGATGAACACCTGGGAAGACGCAGCCGTCATTGCCGATGTCAACCGCATCGCCAAAAAACGGATCGTGCTTTGTGGTCTCTGGACCAGCGTGTGCATTGTCGGTCCTGCCCTGTCAGCACTCGATCAGGGCTTCGAAGTCTATGTGATCGCGGATGCCTGCGGCGATGTGAGCACGGAAGCACATGAACGCGCCATGGATCGCATGGTGCAGGCTGGTGCCCAGCCCATGACCTCACTGCAGTATTTGCTTGAACTGCAGCGCGACTGGGCGCGTGGCGAAACCTATGAGGCCACCACCGGCATCGCAAAGAAGCTCGGCGGCGCTTACGGCCTTGGTGTCACCTACGCCAAGACGATGTTCAACGCGGCCGAAGGCCACTGA
- a CDS encoding amidohydrolase, producing MDADLILYHGLVTTLDRSNPSATAVAIKDGRFLAVGSDAEIMKQAGPHTKIVDLRGKRVLPGLNDNHTHVVRGGLNFNMELRWDGIRSLADAMDMLRRQVAITPSPQWVRVIGGFNEHQFVEKRLPTIDEINAIAPDTPVFLLHLYDRALLNAAAVRAVGFTKETKDPPGGEITRDAAGNPTGLLLAKPNAGILYATLAKGPKLPFDYQVNSTRHFMRELNRLGVTAVIDAGGGFQNYPDDYAVIQKLADEDLLTVRLAYNLFTQKPKEEKQDFLRWTSSVTYKQGTDYFRHNGAGEMLVFSAADFEDFRQPRPDMPPEMEGDLEEVVRVLAQNRWPWRMHATYDETISRALDVFEKVNRDTPLDGIHWFFDHAETISDRSIDRVAALGGGIAVQHRMAYQGEYFVERYGHGVAEATPPIAKMLHRGVHVSAGTDATRVASYNPWVSLSWMITGKTVGGMNLYPRQNCLDRETALRMWTEKVQWFSNEEGRKGRIEAGQFADLIVPSKDYFSCPEDEISFLTSDLTIVGGKVVYGAGDFSGIDGSPLPPAMPDWSPVRTFGGYAAWGEPQGAGKHSLRRHALSSCGCANDCGVHGHDHAGAWTSNLPISDLRGFFGALGCSCWAV from the coding sequence ATGGATGCCGACCTCATCCTCTACCACGGACTCGTGACCACACTTGACCGCTCCAATCCGTCGGCGACGGCGGTTGCGATCAAGGACGGCAGGTTTCTCGCAGTCGGCAGCGATGCTGAAATCATGAAGCAGGCCGGTCCGCACACAAAGATTGTCGATCTGCGCGGCAAACGCGTCTTGCCAGGCCTCAACGACAATCACACCCATGTCGTCCGCGGGGGGCTGAACTTCAACATGGAACTGCGCTGGGACGGCATTCGCTCGCTCGCCGATGCCATGGACATGTTGCGGCGCCAGGTGGCTATCACGCCTTCACCCCAATGGGTGCGGGTGATCGGTGGCTTCAACGAACATCAGTTCGTTGAAAAACGGCTGCCGACCATTGATGAAATCAATGCGATTGCGCCGGATACGCCCGTCTTCCTGCTGCATCTCTATGATCGCGCATTGCTGAATGCCGCGGCCGTTCGTGCCGTCGGCTTCACAAAGGAGACGAAAGATCCGCCGGGTGGCGAGATCACGCGCGATGCCGCCGGCAATCCGACCGGGCTGCTTCTGGCGAAACCGAATGCCGGCATCCTCTATGCCACACTCGCCAAGGGCCCCAAGCTGCCCTTCGACTACCAGGTGAACTCAACGCGCCATTTCATGCGTGAGCTCAATCGACTGGGCGTCACGGCCGTTATCGATGCCGGAGGTGGTTTCCAGAACTATCCGGATGATTATGCCGTCATCCAAAAGCTGGCGGACGAGGATCTGCTGACGGTTCGGCTCGCCTATAATCTCTTCACCCAGAAGCCAAAGGAAGAGAAGCAAGATTTTCTCCGCTGGACCTCCTCGGTCACCTACAAGCAGGGCACCGACTACTTCCGTCACAACGGCGCAGGTGAGATGCTGGTCTTCTCCGCGGCCGATTTTGAGGACTTCCGGCAGCCGCGCCCAGACATGCCGCCGGAGATGGAAGGCGATCTCGAAGAGGTGGTGCGCGTACTTGCGCAGAACCGCTGGCCCTGGCGCATGCATGCGACCTATGACGAGACGATTTCGCGGGCGCTCGACGTTTTCGAGAAGGTCAATCGCGACACGCCTCTTGATGGCATTCACTGGTTCTTCGACCATGCGGAAACAATCTCCGATCGTTCGATCGACCGTGTGGCCGCGCTTGGGGGCGGCATCGCGGTGCAGCACCGCATGGCCTATCAGGGCGAATACTTCGTCGAGCGGTACGGCCATGGTGTCGCCGAAGCAACGCCGCCGATCGCCAAGATGCTGCATCGCGGCGTTCACGTTTCGGCCGGCACTGATGCGACGCGCGTCGCATCCTACAACCCCTGGGTCTCGCTCTCGTGGATGATCACCGGCAAGACGGTGGGCGGCATGAACCTCTACCCGCGGCAGAACTGCCTGGACCGGGAAACGGCGCTCAGAATGTGGACCGAAAAGGTCCAATGGTTCAGCAATGAAGAGGGGCGGAAGGGTCGTATCGAAGCCGGCCAATTCGCAGACCTGATCGTCCCTAGCAAAGACTACTTCTCCTGCCCCGAGGACGAGATTTCCTTCCTGACCTCCGACCTCACCATCGTCGGTGGCAAAGTCGTCTATGGCGCCGGAGACTTCAGCGGGATCGACGGCTCACCACTTCCACCCGCCATGCCCGACTGGTCGCCGGTTAGAACCTTCGGTGGCTACGCCGCCTGGGGAGAGCCGCAGGGAGCCGGCAAACACTCACTCCGCCGTCATGCGCTGAGTTCTTGCGGCTGTGCCAATGATTGCGGCGTGCATGGCCACGACCATGCAGGGGCATGGACGTCCAATCTTCCCATCAGCGATCTCAGGGGCTTCTTCGGCGCACTCGGCTGCTCATGCTGGGCCGTTTAG
- a CDS encoding alpha/beta fold hydrolase has product MDHKHEFLLSRRQALLAGATLSLATTLPVLASETLNALQQEGTIPMTENFVTTKDGVEIFYKDWGPKDAQPIVFHHGWPLSSDDWDAQMLVFLLNGYRVVAHDRRGHGRSQQVSEGHDLDHYAADASAVFEKLDLRNAVHIGHSTGGGEVARYVANFGEPQGRVAKAVLVAAIPPIMLKTEAYPGGLPIEVFDGFRSALAANRAQFFRDVPAGPFYGFNRAGATVHEGVIQNWWRQGMMGGAKAHYDGIKAFSETDQTEDLKNISVPTLVMHGDDDQIVPIAASAEISVKLLKNGTLKVYKGFSHGMLTVNADVINPDLLAFVKS; this is encoded by the coding sequence ATGGATCACAAACACGAATTCCTCTTATCCCGGCGGCAGGCACTGCTCGCGGGCGCCACCCTTTCGCTGGCAACGACGCTCCCGGTCCTTGCCTCGGAAACCCTCAACGCACTTCAACAGGAAGGAACGATACCAATGACCGAGAACTTCGTCACCACCAAGGACGGCGTCGAAATCTTCTACAAGGACTGGGGTCCGAAGGATGCGCAGCCGATCGTATTCCATCACGGCTGGCCGCTGTCGTCCGATGACTGGGACGCGCAGATGCTGGTCTTTCTCCTGAATGGCTACCGCGTCGTCGCCCATGACCGACGTGGCCATGGCCGGTCGCAGCAGGTGAGCGAAGGTCACGATCTCGACCACTACGCGGCCGATGCCTCGGCCGTTTTCGAAAAGCTCGACCTTCGCAATGCCGTCCATATCGGCCACTCCACAGGTGGCGGCGAAGTGGCCCGTTACGTCGCGAACTTCGGCGAACCGCAGGGTCGTGTTGCGAAAGCCGTCCTGGTTGCCGCCATCCCGCCGATCATGCTGAAGACCGAAGCCTATCCGGGTGGTTTGCCGATCGAGGTGTTTGACGGCTTCCGTTCGGCGCTTGCCGCCAACCGGGCCCAATTCTTCCGGGATGTGCCGGCAGGTCCCTTCTACGGCTTCAACCGTGCCGGTGCGACCGTGCATGAAGGCGTGATCCAGAATTGGTGGCGCCAAGGCATGATGGGCGGGGCCAAGGCCCATTACGACGGCATCAAGGCCTTCTCTGAGACCGACCAGACAGAGGACCTGAAGAACATCTCCGTGCCGACTCTTGTGATGCATGGCGACGATGACCAGATCGTTCCGATCGCGGCATCCGCTGAGATTTCGGTCAAGCTTCTCAAGAACGGCACGCTGAAGGTCTATAAAGGTTTTTCTCATGGCATGCTGACAGTCAACGCCGACGTGATCAATCCAGACCTTCTGGCCTTCGTGAAGAGCTGA
- a CDS encoding trifunctional serine/threonine-protein kinase/ATP-binding protein/sensor histidine kinase, with protein MPSFRIRSTLGLYDSTWGKDSLGAPMLPLKHGKPRWVMTMLQVARDSGMFDQAWLRACNQTLVWQSAGVSFRRLSQDDGRWDALFLPRSREPVRLANGDLGLRRYANAEIWLDTPAAILEEDEHRVLVFDSTSIVLGLLSPSPVPLQEFLPRALSMVRALAAAHADGAQLGSLHPIDFAMDRNGIIRLRAMPATVSAQTLGVIDEIIYRAPEQLRPVAPQYDSRSDLYALGMILFRHLTGIFPLAANSAVEWRHAHLALAPMDASSMFTGLPPVIGQILKRLLAKEPSARYQSARALEFDLARCDQEWREMGAIADFEIGRVDAPFAQLLTSSLFGRGDEEKTLENVLDRFLDHGKPSMISVHGQPGVGKSSLVQRLAKIAGERVVFLQGKSDQHQSEVPYGPIVQAMSALIDEAVRTDHVILASLRKALARELQGNASLLVDLLPAVEILTGPLASRIEIPGPMIQLRLQRALRTVLSVAAATISPLVLFLDDIQWADEATRSFLSVLISEPVTGLLLVVARRDQSGEAQALSDRWIANARTSMAELAELHLRPLSLPAIRQMLEAIFSDAPDGFSNLADTLYEKTGGNPFYLRRLLQALVQDGVVYFSPAEKAWLCRVEDVARYPASENIISFVTARLEKEGAEALGLLQTMACIGPESEKVVLARALGLSDENLQQLAAPLARSGFVMLSPAKLSFTHDRIQEAAYSLMGEATRRDRHRHLVDVMMSVWGSGANATAFAIANQIELARAEDLSLEKRKLLIDALLAALTHARRSAAFGQAVRYGETAVKLIRDDTWADDYGLSFRAHTQLCEALLGSASLEAAERRLNELLPYARSALDRSAVFRLRSNLLTLKSDYEGSIDEALLGLDELGVKLSRGSSETEQDEAYRAIRRRLEGRQIADLEHIPLMEDPRIRAAMSLLAPLISSVFTTDGLRFLHLAKMVELTLDYGASPESTHGLAWFGAMISDKYDAYADGLSFSLAARALLDKYGFEEHRTSVLLAVDQVSPWTRSMPYALERVREALDAAHTAGDVGWMCYARNHLVSDLIAMGEEIPKIRREAEESIAVTRRFGYTDIEHILAAQLRLVVDLAEGQGGSVQSSESLAQTAPVISPTTAFWVAFYEGTSLYYKGAYAEAVEKLLVADALSIFLLAHIDTGFCKFYLGLGLAALEKGASAESEKDARLRDVRSRLALWADLNPLNFADKLLLLDAEIARRNRNYAEALVLYEKAATAARSSRFEHEHALALERAGGCCLEMGNRISANAYLSLASDAYERWGAGHKARSLRTTLDVTRHPASASGLASAASDLDTVLGTSLALSEEIVLDRVIETLMTRMLVHAGANRGLLLKIGDGKLEAEASAWTEGDSVRVSTIDPDRYGLSPPYSVIDRALQTRTPFVISGSDFGAWAADKVSTTGRSILCVPLLRRGELTGLLCLQNDYLEGVFSSDTVAILKLLASQAAISLENARLYTKLLEENDLRSRSEQALAGARAELEKNARLTLLGGIAASVTHELGQPLSAIASNAGAGLRWLRRPEPDIAETLSVLTEIETSVTRAHDIIRALRALSKQAPSVQQPVVLDEVIKEVLRISRSEIDRQQTEIALDLATSETSVIGDATQLKQVVLNLIQNGMDAMDVVPASKRRIEIMSRKTETDVRVSVRDFGSGISPDLTAQIFEPMFTTKSSGMGMGLAICKSIIEAHGGSLKAIGEEIGSRFIFSIPLKTGACD; from the coding sequence ATGCCGAGTTTTCGCATTCGCAGCACACTCGGCCTTTACGACAGCACGTGGGGCAAAGACAGTCTTGGCGCGCCAATGCTACCACTGAAACATGGGAAACCACGTTGGGTCATGACCATGCTCCAAGTAGCCAGAGATAGCGGAATGTTTGATCAAGCATGGCTTCGGGCCTGCAATCAAACTCTTGTATGGCAGTCTGCCGGAGTAAGCTTCCGTCGCCTGTCGCAAGATGATGGTAGATGGGATGCGCTGTTTCTCCCCCGGTCCAGGGAGCCGGTGCGGTTGGCGAATGGCGATCTGGGCCTGCGCCGGTACGCGAATGCCGAGATCTGGCTCGACACCCCAGCTGCCATTCTGGAAGAAGACGAACATCGGGTCTTGGTCTTCGATAGCACAAGTATCGTGCTTGGGTTGTTGTCGCCTTCGCCCGTTCCGCTGCAGGAGTTCCTGCCGCGAGCGCTATCCATGGTTCGTGCGCTTGCTGCAGCACATGCCGACGGCGCACAGCTTGGCTCTCTGCATCCGATCGATTTTGCCATGGATCGAAATGGTATCATCCGTTTGCGAGCAATGCCCGCCACGGTCTCCGCCCAGACGCTTGGTGTGATCGACGAAATCATCTACCGCGCGCCCGAGCAGTTGAGACCGGTCGCACCGCAATATGACAGCAGAAGCGATCTTTACGCACTCGGCATGATCCTTTTCAGGCATCTGACAGGTATCTTTCCACTGGCAGCCAATTCGGCGGTTGAATGGCGCCATGCTCATCTTGCGCTGGCTCCCATGGATGCGAGCAGCATGTTCACGGGCCTGCCGCCGGTCATCGGCCAGATCCTCAAGCGCCTGCTCGCCAAGGAACCGTCAGCCCGTTACCAGTCCGCCCGGGCGCTTGAATTTGACCTTGCGCGCTGCGATCAGGAATGGCGCGAGATGGGCGCGATCGCTGACTTCGAGATCGGACGTGTTGATGCGCCTTTCGCACAGCTTTTGACATCTTCGCTCTTCGGGCGTGGGGACGAGGAAAAGACCCTCGAGAACGTGCTCGACCGATTTCTTGATCATGGCAAGCCCTCGATGATATCGGTGCATGGCCAACCCGGTGTTGGCAAGTCGAGTCTTGTTCAGCGTCTTGCTAAGATTGCAGGTGAAAGGGTCGTGTTCCTCCAGGGCAAGAGCGACCAGCATCAGTCGGAAGTCCCTTATGGGCCCATCGTGCAGGCAATGAGCGCTTTGATCGATGAAGCCGTGCGCACTGATCACGTGATCCTCGCATCTCTTCGAAAAGCGCTCGCCCGAGAGCTACAGGGAAATGCGTCCTTGCTGGTTGATCTCCTGCCAGCCGTTGAAATTCTCACGGGACCGCTCGCGAGCCGGATCGAGATTCCCGGCCCAATGATCCAACTTCGCTTGCAGCGGGCCCTGCGCACCGTGCTGTCCGTCGCTGCAGCGACGATCAGCCCACTGGTCCTGTTTCTCGACGATATACAATGGGCTGATGAAGCGACCCGCTCCTTCCTGTCGGTACTCATCAGCGAGCCGGTGACCGGTCTGCTTCTCGTCGTTGCCCGGCGCGACCAATCCGGGGAAGCACAAGCCTTGTCCGACCGCTGGATTGCAAATGCTCGGACCTCTATGGCTGAGCTGGCAGAACTTCACCTGCGTCCGCTCTCTCTCCCGGCCATACGGCAGATGCTCGAAGCGATCTTTTCGGATGCCCCGGACGGTTTCTCGAATCTGGCCGACACGCTGTATGAGAAGACAGGAGGAAATCCCTTCTATCTCCGAAGACTGCTGCAGGCACTGGTGCAGGATGGTGTCGTCTACTTCTCGCCGGCTGAGAAGGCCTGGCTGTGCCGGGTTGAAGATGTGGCTCGTTATCCGGCCAGTGAAAACATCATCTCCTTCGTTACGGCCCGTCTCGAGAAGGAGGGCGCGGAGGCACTCGGTCTGCTTCAAACGATGGCCTGCATAGGCCCGGAATCGGAAAAGGTCGTCCTTGCCAGGGCGCTTGGTCTATCCGACGAAAACCTGCAGCAACTTGCCGCCCCCCTGGCGCGTTCGGGCTTCGTCATGCTGTCGCCTGCGAAACTCAGCTTCACTCATGACCGTATTCAGGAGGCCGCCTATTCGCTTATGGGCGAGGCGACAAGGCGCGACCGCCATCGTCATCTGGTCGATGTAATGATGTCCGTATGGGGCAGTGGTGCCAATGCTACCGCGTTCGCGATTGCCAATCAGATCGAGCTTGCTCGGGCCGAAGATCTGTCGCTTGAAAAGCGCAAGCTGCTCATTGATGCACTTCTGGCCGCACTGACTCATGCAAGGCGTTCGGCAGCCTTTGGTCAGGCGGTCCGATATGGCGAGACCGCGGTCAAGTTGATCCGAGATGATACGTGGGCAGACGACTACGGTCTTTCGTTCCGCGCCCATACTCAACTGTGTGAGGCTCTGCTGGGATCCGCCTCGCTCGAAGCGGCAGAGCGTCGGCTCAACGAACTCCTGCCATATGCGCGGTCCGCACTCGACAGAAGCGCTGTCTTCCGCCTTCGCTCCAACCTTCTGACGCTAAAATCCGACTATGAGGGCTCAATCGACGAGGCATTGCTGGGTCTCGACGAACTTGGCGTGAAACTCTCACGTGGGTCGAGCGAAACGGAGCAGGATGAAGCCTATCGCGCCATCCGCCGACGACTGGAGGGAAGGCAGATTGCCGATCTCGAGCATATTCCGCTGATGGAGGATCCGCGCATCCGGGCTGCCATGTCGTTGCTAGCGCCGTTGATCTCATCGGTTTTTACGACGGATGGGCTGCGCTTCCTGCATCTTGCCAAGATGGTCGAACTCACGCTCGATTATGGGGCAAGTCCGGAATCCACCCATGGCCTCGCCTGGTTCGGTGCCATGATCTCGGACAAGTACGACGCTTATGCCGACGGTCTGAGCTTCAGCCTCGCCGCACGCGCGCTTCTGGACAAATATGGTTTCGAAGAGCATCGAACCTCTGTCCTGCTCGCCGTTGATCAGGTTTCCCCTTGGACCCGCTCGATGCCTTACGCCTTGGAGCGCGTGCGTGAAGCCCTCGATGCTGCTCATACGGCGGGTGATGTTGGCTGGATGTGTTATGCACGCAACCATCTCGTTTCTGACCTGATTGCCATGGGTGAGGAAATCCCAAAGATCCGGCGAGAGGCGGAGGAGTCGATCGCTGTTACCCGACGTTTTGGTTACACCGACATCGAGCATATTCTGGCTGCACAGCTCCGTCTGGTCGTCGATCTCGCCGAAGGGCAGGGCGGCTCTGTCCAGTCGTCAGAAAGCCTCGCGCAGACGGCCCCTGTGATTTCACCTACGACGGCTTTCTGGGTTGCCTTCTATGAAGGCACCTCGCTTTATTACAAGGGTGCCTATGCTGAAGCGGTCGAGAAACTGCTCGTCGCCGACGCGTTGAGCATCTTCCTGCTTGCCCATATCGATACGGGCTTTTGCAAGTTCTATCTCGGGCTCGGTCTTGCTGCTCTGGAGAAAGGCGCGTCGGCAGAGAGCGAGAAGGATGCCCGGCTCCGTGACGTTCGCTCCCGCCTAGCGCTTTGGGCAGACCTGAACCCCTTGAACTTCGCCGACAAGCTGCTGCTCTTGGATGCCGAGATTGCCCGCAGGAACCGCAATTACGCTGAAGCCCTCGTCCTCTACGAAAAGGCCGCCACCGCCGCACGATCGTCCCGCTTCGAGCACGAGCATGCGCTGGCGCTTGAGCGTGCGGGGGGCTGCTGTCTCGAGATGGGCAACCGGATCAGTGCCAATGCCTATCTATCGCTTGCGTCAGACGCCTATGAGCGCTGGGGTGCGGGACACAAAGCAAGAAGCCTGAGAACAACCCTCGATGTTACTCGGCATCCGGCTTCCGCATCCGGCCTTGCCTCCGCCGCCAGCGACCTCGACACTGTTCTCGGAACCTCGCTCGCACTATCTGAGGAGATCGTCCTCGATCGGGTGATCGAAACCCTGATGACCCGAATGCTCGTACACGCGGGCGCCAATCGCGGGCTTCTGCTGAAGATCGGTGATGGCAAACTGGAGGCCGAGGCATCCGCCTGGACTGAAGGCGACAGCGTGCGCGTCAGCACGATCGATCCGGATCGGTATGGCCTCAGCCCACCCTATTCGGTAATCGATCGCGCCCTTCAGACCCGAACCCCCTTTGTCATTTCCGGGTCCGATTTTGGAGCCTGGGCCGCGGATAAGGTATCCACCACAGGGCGCTCGATCCTCTGCGTGCCACTTCTGCGCCGCGGCGAACTGACCGGTCTGCTCTGCCTTCAGAACGACTATCTGGAAGGCGTTTTTTCCTCGGATACCGTGGCAATCCTCAAGCTTCTGGCCTCGCAGGCGGCAATTTCTCTGGAGAATGCCAGACTGTACACGAAGCTTCTGGAGGAGAATGATTTACGCTCCCGCAGCGAACAGGCACTCGCAGGTGCCAGAGCTGAACTCGAGAAGAACGCCCGCTTGACACTCCTCGGCGGTATTGCCGCTTCCGTCACGCACGAGCTTGGCCAACCCCTGTCCGCCATAGCATCAAACGCCGGCGCCGGCCTTCGCTGGCTGCGCCGCCCCGAACCGGACATTGCGGAAACGCTCAGCGTCCTTACCGAAATCGAGACCAGCGTTACGCGTGCTCACGATATCATCCGCGCTTTGCGGGCGTTGTCAAAACAGGCGCCGAGTGTTCAACAGCCCGTTGTCTTGGATGAAGTCATCAAGGAAGTTCTGCGAATTTCCAGATCCGAAATCGATCGTCAGCAGACCGAGATCGCGCTCGATCTCGCGACCTCCGAAACTTCAGTTATAGGTGACGCGACACAACTTAAGCAGGTAGTGCTCAATCTGATACAAAATGGGATGGATGCCATGGACGTTGTTCCCGCATCCAAACGAAGGATTGAAATCATGTCGAGGAAGACAGAGACGGATGTCAGGGTCAGCGTCCGCGACTTCGGCAGCGGGATCTCACCAGACCTCACCGCTCAGATCTTCGAACCGATGTTTACAACAAAGTCCTCTGGAATGGGTATGGGCCTTGCGATCTGCAAGTCCATCATCGAAGCACATGGTGGTTCGTTGAAGGCCATTGGCGAAGAGATCGGATCCCGATTTATATTTTCCATCCCGCTTAAGACGGGAGCCTGCGATTAG
- a CDS encoding AraC family transcriptional regulator, with amino-acid sequence MSSLHDHGIFKFPQAGVINSSADRRWRNLGAEVRAHPACEIPDICSTQMEITLALKGTPSGVVHRRGDGRFQSTAVRSGTLWFCPIGVQEDSIRITEPLPEILHLYLPEHQFATAGELTSQPVASGDIAYLADVADEFVRQVCMRVLQEMRHETAAGDLLVEQLSMTLTLHLLSRYSGNGLIESSTEVNGALSPVRRNRVIDYVEENLEADLTVAELAEVACLSRYHFARSFKAALGQSPSEYVANRRLLLGQKLLEDPTLSLAEIAFRCRFSSQAAFGRAFRRHTGMYPGDYRRRRS; translated from the coding sequence ATGTCGTCACTACACGATCATGGCATTTTCAAATTCCCTCAGGCGGGTGTCATCAACTCTTCTGCGGATCGGCGATGGCGTAATCTGGGCGCGGAAGTGCGTGCACATCCGGCCTGCGAGATACCTGACATTTGCAGCACCCAGATGGAGATTACCCTCGCTCTCAAGGGCACTCCCTCTGGCGTCGTACATCGCCGGGGTGACGGGCGTTTTCAGTCGACGGCGGTCCGTAGCGGCACACTCTGGTTCTGCCCGATAGGCGTACAGGAAGATTCGATCAGGATCACCGAGCCGCTGCCTGAAATTCTGCATCTCTATCTTCCGGAACACCAGTTTGCGACAGCGGGCGAATTGACCTCTCAGCCCGTTGCTTCGGGCGACATCGCTTATCTGGCCGACGTCGCCGACGAATTCGTTCGACAGGTCTGCATGCGGGTTTTGCAGGAGATGCGGCATGAAACGGCGGCTGGCGACCTGCTCGTCGAACAGCTGTCGATGACGCTCACGCTGCATCTCCTTTCACGGTATTCGGGAAACGGTCTTATAGAATCGTCGACCGAAGTGAACGGTGCCTTGAGCCCGGTCAGGCGAAACAGGGTCATCGATTATGTTGAGGAAAACCTGGAAGCCGATCTTACCGTTGCAGAGCTCGCTGAAGTTGCCTGTCTCAGTCGCTATCATTTTGCCCGCTCCTTCAAAGCGGCGCTCGGCCAATCGCCATCGGAATATGTGGCCAATCGGCGGCTGCTTCTGGGACAGAAACTCTTGGAAGACCCGACACTCTCACTTGCGGAAATCGCCTTCCGTTGCCGTTTTTCCTCGCAGGCAGCCTTCGGACGTGCGTTCCGGCGCCATACCGGCATGTATCCCGGTGACTATCGCCGGCGCAGGAGCTGA
- a CDS encoding DUF1427 family protein has product MKLYVISLAAGLLVGVIYGVLNVRSPAPPVIALVGLLGILIGEQVVPLAKAALVRQPITTSLPRTSDLSETRRPQDQAG; this is encoded by the coding sequence ATGAAGCTCTATGTCATTTCACTCGCCGCAGGGCTGCTGGTCGGCGTGATTTACGGCGTCTTGAACGTCCGCTCCCCTGCCCCACCGGTCATTGCGCTGGTTGGCCTTCTTGGCATTCTCATCGGCGAACAAGTCGTGCCGCTCGCCAAAGCCGCACTCGTCCGTCAGCCGATCACCACGTCGCTTCCGAGGACCTCCGACCTCAGCGAGACGCGCAGGCCGCAGGATCAGGCCGGCTGA